The nucleotide sequence GCCGCGGCGAGATAGCCCTTGGGCAGCTTGTACATACGCGTGTATTGGAAGTGCCAGACCGGGCCGGTCTGGCCGATGAGCTCGCCTTCGAAACGGATGACCTTCGGAGTTTCGCTGACGATCTTGGTGTACTTGCTGATCTCGCGCTTCGCGGTCGCGCGCTCTTCGTCGGTGGCGTCAGAGGGAAGTGGGAACTCAGCGATTTCGCTCATAGGCGTTGGCGATGATACATTTCGCATTGCCCAAGCGAGCGCTGCTGTGGAGGAACGGACTCGAGATGGCGTACGTGATCACCGAGCCGTGCGTGAATCTGAAGGACGCAAGCTGCGTCGATGTGTGTCCTGTTGACTGCATCTATACGACCGATGCGGACAACATGTACTTCATCCATCCGGATGAATGCATCGACTGCG is from Candidatus Limnocylindria bacterium and encodes:
- a CDS encoding ferredoxin family protein yields the protein MAYVITEPCVNLKDASCVDVCPVDCIYTTDADNMYFIHPDECIDCGACESVCPVSAIFPEDAVPDKWKNYIEMNKNYFNK